A genomic region of Equus caballus isolate H_3958 breed thoroughbred chromosome 1, TB-T2T, whole genome shotgun sequence contains the following coding sequences:
- the PEAK1 gene encoding inactive tyrosine-protein kinase PEAK1 isoform X2: MSACNTFTEHVWKPGECKNCFKPKSLHQLPADPEKAPITHGNVKTNANHSNNHRIRNTGNFRPPVAKKPTIAVKPTMMVADGQSICGELSIQEHCENKPVIIGWNRNKTALNQKPLNNNSEDDIEGFSHVPKPYRHDSAKKISNNNNGLTEVLKEIAGLDTNPQIRGNGANSRETFLGRINDCYKRSLERKLPPSCMVGGIKDTQGKHVILSGSTEVISNEGGRFCYPEFSSGEESEEDVLFSNMEEEHESWDESDEELLAMEIRMRGQPRFANFRANTLSPVRFFVDKKWNTVPLRNKSLQRICAVDYDDSYDEILNGYEENSVASYGPGSIQSMVSSDSTSPDSSLTEESRSETTSSLSQKICNGGISPGNPGDSKDRKETEPNYESLSSNNQEEDSSQASKSSIKVGETHKAVLALRLEEKDGKIAVQTEKRESKASTDIAGQAVTINLVPVEEQAKPYRVVNLEQPLCKPYTVVDVSAAMASEHLEGPVNSSKMKSSSTPNSPVTSPALTSGQISAHFQKSSAIQYQEVWTSSTSPRQRIPKVELISGGTGPNVPPRKNCHKSAPTSPTATNISCKTIPVKSPNLSEIKFNSYNNAGMPPFPIIIHDEPTYARSSKNAIKVPIVINPNAYDNLAIYKSFLGTSGELSLKERTTSMISHTYEEIETESKVSDNTTSKPTECPQAKGFSNSTECKRGSVAQKVQEFNSCLNRGQSSPQRSYSSSHSSPTKIQRTAQEPVARTEGAQEYQMVSSGSSTREKASTVLSQIVASIQPPQSPPEMPQSGPKACSVEELYAVPPDADAAKSTPVRPKSLFTSQPSGEAEAHQTSESPTTKVQKDPLTKPGTTPPSKLATNPQNEPPPPFPPPRSTSSPYHASNLLQRHFTNWTKPTSPTRSTEAESVLHSEGSRRAADAKPKRWISFKSFFRRRKTDEEDDKEKDREKGKLVGLDGTVIHMLPPPPVQRHHWFTEAKGESSEKPAIVFMYRCDPAQGELSVDQSKAGADQSAVTEKTATEDGLLQDSEKEKKSHSSPSQIPKKSLRYVKQTGRMWEFIFFLKILFFLFLPKAPRVHSCIFFSCGCF; the protein is encoded by the coding sequence atgtctgCTTGTAACACCTTTACCGAACACGTTTGGAAACCTGGTGAATGTAAGAACTGCTTTAAACCTAAAAGCTTGCACCAGCTCCCTGCAGACCCTGAGAAGGCACCCATCACCCATGGCAATGTGAAAACTAATGCCAATCACAGTAATAACCACCGCATCAGGAACACCGGAAATTTCCGGCCTCCTGTGGCTAAAAAGCCCACTATAGCTGTGAAGCCCACTATGATGGTGGCAGATGGACAAAGTATATGTGGTGAGCTTAGTATCCAAGAACACTGCGAGAATAAACCTGTCATCATAGGGTGGAACCGAAACAAGACAGCCTTGAATCAGAAACCACTTAATAATAATAGTGAAGATGATATTGAAGGATTTAGCCATGTTCCTAAGCCTTATAGGCATGATAGTGCAAAGAAGATATCAAATAACAATAATGGACTAACTGAAGTATTGAAGGAGATAGCAGGCTTGGATACCAACCCTCAGATAAGAGGAAATGGAGCAAACTCCAGAGAAACATTCTTAGGAAGAATAAATGATTGCTATAAACGATCACTAGAAAGAAAGCTTCCACCAAGTTGCATGGTGGGTGGGATAAAGGATACTCAAGGCAAGCATGTTATTCTGAGTGGGAGCACAGAAGTGATCAGTAATGAAGGGGGCCGGTTCTGTTACCCAGAGTTTTCTAGTGGCGAGGAGAGTGAGGAAGATGTACTCTTCAGTAACATGGAGGAGGAGCATGAAAGCTGGGATGAGAGTGATGAAGAGCTGTTGGCCATGGAGATTCGCATGAGAGGGCAACCTCGCTTTGCTAACTTTAGGGCAAACACTTTGTCTCCTGTTCGATTCTTTGTGGACAAAAAATGGAATACTGTCCCCCTGCGAAATAAATCTCTACAGAGAATCTGTGCTGTAGACTATGATGACAGTTATGATGAAATCCTGAATGGTTATGAAGAGAATTCTGTGGCTTCCTATGGGCCAGGAAGCATTCAGAGCATGGTATCATCTGACTCCACATCACCAGATTCTTCTTTAACAGAAGAATCACGGTCTGAGACAACCAGTAGTTTGTCTCAGAAGATTTGTAATGGGGGAATATCTCCTGGTAACCCAGGAGATTCTAAGGACAGGAAGGAAACTGAGCCCAATTATGAAAGTCTCTCTAGTAATAATCAGGAGGAGGACTCATCACAAGCATCCAAAAGCTCAATAAAAGTTGGAGAGACACACAAAGCAGTACTTGCTCTCCGTTTAGAAGAAAAGGATGGCAAGATTGCTGTACAAACTGAGAAGCGAGAAAGTAAAGCCTCTACAGATATTGCTGGGCAAGCAGTAACCATAAACCTCGTTCCTGTAGAAGAGCAAGCGAAGCCCTACCGAGTTGTGAATCTGGAACAGCCGTTGTGCAAGCCATATACTGTCGTGGACGTGTCAGCAGCCATGGCCAGTGAGCACCTCGAGGGCCCTGTTAACAGTTCTAAGATGAAAAGCTCTTCTACTCCAAACTCTCCAGTGACATCACCTGCATTGACATCAGGACAAATAAGTGCGCATTTCCAAAAATCCAGTGCAATCCAGTACCAGGAAGTATGGACTTCCAGTACCAGTCCACGGCAAAGGATACCTAAGGTGGAATTAATTAGTGGTGGAACTGGACCAAATGTCCCTCCAAGGAAAAACTGTCACAAATCAGCACCTACTTCACCCACAGCTACAAACATTTCATGTAAAACCATCCCTGTTAAGTCACCTAATTtgtctgaaataaaatttaatagttATAACAATGCTGGTATGCCACCTTTTCCAATTATCATTCATGATGAGCCAACTTATGCTCGGAGTTCCAAAAACGCTATCAAAGTTCCCATTGTAATCAATCCAAATGCATATGACAATCTAGCCATTTACAAAAGTTTTCTTGGAACAAGTGGAGAACTTTCACTGAAGGAAAGAACCACAAGTATGATAAGCCATacttatgaagaaatagaaactgaaaGCAAAGTGTCTGATAACACTACTAGCAAACCCACTGAATGTCCCCAAGCTAAAGGATTTTCAAACAGCACAGAGTGTAAAAGGGGTTCAGTGGCTCAGAAGGTTCAGGAGTTTAATAGCTGTCTTAACAGAGGTCAGTCTTCACCACAGAGAAGCTATAGTTCCAGCCACAGCTCCCCAACAAAGATCCAGAGAACCGCTCAAGAACCTGTGGCCAGAACAGAAGGAGCTCAGGAGTACCAGATGGtgagcagtggcagcagcaccAGGGAGAAAGCAAGCACAGTGCTTTCTCAGATTGTGGCTTCCATCCAGCCTCCACAGTCTCCTCCAGAAATGCCCCAGTCTGGCCCTAAAGCTTGCAGTGTGGAAGAGCTTTATGCAGTTCCTccagatgctgatgctgctaaGAGTACACCCGTTCGGCCCAAATCTCTCTTTACATCTCAGCCCAGTGGTGAGGCTGAAGCACATCAGACCTCAGAAAGCCCTACCACCAAAGTACAGAAAGATCCACTCACAAAGCCAGGCACCACCCCTCCCTCCAAATTAGCGACTAACCCCCAAAATGAGCCACCACCTCCCTTTCCCCCACCACGCTCTACTTCCTCCCCTTACCATGCAAGTAACCTTTTGCAGAGGCATTTCACCAACTGGACCAAGCCAACCAGCCCTACCAGGTCAACAGAAGCTGAGTCAGTTTTGCACTCTGAAGGCAGTAGGCGGGCAGCTGATGCAAAACCTAAACGCTGGATATCATTTAAAAGCTTCTTCCGCCGTCGGAAAACTGATGAGGAGGATGACAAAGAGAAAGACCGAGAGAAAGGGAAACTGGTGGGCCTGGATGGCACAGTCATCCACatgctgccacctcctccagTTCAGCGCCATCACTGGTTCACGGAGGCAAAAGGGGAGTCTAGTGAGAAGCCAGCCATCGTTTTCATGTACAGGTGTGACCCTGCCCAAGGCGAGCTCAGTGTGGATCAGAGCAAGGCTGGGGCAGACCAGTCAGCAGTCACAGAGAAGACGGCAACAGAGGATGGGTTACTACAAGactcagagaaggagaaaaagagtcATTCTTCTCCATCACAGATTCCTAAAAAAAGTCTCAGGTATGTAAAACAGACTGGCAGAATGTgggaattcattttttttttaaagattttatttttcctttttctccctaaagcaccccgagtacatagttgtatattttttagttgtgggtgcttttag